A single Brachybacterium sillae DNA region contains:
- the narH gene encoding nitrate reductase subunit beta, whose translation MRVMAQMSMVMNLDKCIGCHTCSVTCKQAWTNRTGTEYIWFNNVETRPGQGYPRGYEDQDKWRGGWELGANGRLKLKAGGRLTKLLQLFSNPRLPGIEDYYEPWTYEYDKLLNSPAQQETIPTAPPKSLISGERVQIEWSGNWDDDLGGTYLHKDKDPMLKGIEEKVQFEFDQTFMFYLPRICEHCLNPTCVASCPSGAIYKREEDGIVLVDQDGCRGWRMCITGCPYKKIYFNHRTGKAEKCTFCYPRIEQGEPTVCAETCVGRLRYIGLVLYDADRVLAAASTRDEKDLYAAQRDLILDPHDPEVVAGAQAAGIPHDWILAAQKSPTYKLIKDYQVALPLHPEYRTMPMVWYIPPLSPVVDVVRDTGYDAEDAENLFAAIDALRIPVEYLANLFTAGDVPTVERVLYRMAAMRSYMRDVNLGNEPREGIANAVAMTGREMEEMYRLLAIAKYEDRYVIPVGHHESAHDLEGIGTDCPLNAPGGPGMGMSLPEQSLGMAGPGYATKRQTEGSGLPERPAGVRVNLLNWDGKGTPQGLFPQRAEGTA comes from the coding sequence ATGCGCGTCATGGCTCAGATGTCGATGGTGATGAACCTCGACAAGTGCATCGGATGCCACACCTGCTCCGTCACCTGCAAACAGGCGTGGACCAACCGCACAGGAACCGAGTACATCTGGTTCAACAATGTGGAGACCCGGCCCGGTCAGGGGTACCCGCGTGGCTACGAGGACCAGGATAAGTGGCGGGGCGGATGGGAGCTCGGCGCCAATGGGCGTCTGAAGCTCAAGGCCGGTGGACGTCTCACGAAGTTGCTGCAGCTGTTTTCCAACCCCCGGCTGCCCGGGATCGAAGACTACTACGAGCCGTGGACCTACGAGTACGACAAGCTGCTGAATTCCCCGGCTCAGCAGGAGACCATACCGACCGCACCGCCGAAGTCTTTGATCTCGGGGGAGCGGGTGCAGATCGAATGGTCCGGGAACTGGGATGATGATCTCGGTGGCACCTACCTGCACAAGGACAAAGATCCGATGCTCAAGGGCATCGAAGAGAAGGTCCAGTTCGAGTTCGATCAGACCTTCATGTTCTACCTCCCGCGCATCTGCGAACACTGTTTGAACCCGACGTGCGTGGCCTCCTGCCCCTCCGGTGCGATTTATAAGCGCGAGGAGGACGGGATTGTCTTGGTGGACCAGGATGGATGCCGCGGATGGAGAATGTGCATCACGGGGTGTCCCTACAAGAAGATCTACTTCAACCACCGCACCGGCAAGGCCGAGAAGTGTACGTTCTGCTACCCCCGTATTGAGCAGGGGGAGCCGACGGTGTGCGCCGAGACGTGCGTGGGCCGTCTGCGCTACATCGGGCTGGTGCTCTACGACGCGGACCGCGTCCTCGCGGCCGCCTCGACCCGTGACGAGAAGGATCTCTACGCGGCGCAACGTGACCTCATCCTCGATCCTCACGACCCGGAGGTCGTAGCGGGGGCTCAGGCCGCCGGTATTCCCCACGACTGGATCCTCGCCGCTCAGAAGTCGCCCACATACAAGCTCATCAAGGACTACCAGGTCGCCCTGCCCCTGCATCCCGAATATCGGACGATGCCGATGGTGTGGTACATCCCGCCGCTTTCACCGGTCGTGGATGTCGTGCGCGATACCGGGTACGACGCGGAGGACGCCGAGAACCTCTTCGCCGCAATCGACGCGCTCCGCATCCCGGTGGAGTACCTCGCGAATCTGTTCACTGCCGGTGATGTTCCCACGGTGGAACGTGTTCTTTACCGGATGGCGGCGATGCGCTCGTACATGCGCGATGTCAACCTGGGCAACGAACCCCGCGAGGGTATCGCCAATGCGGTGGCCATGACCGGCCGCGAAATGGAAGAGATGTACAGGCTGCTCGCGATCGCAAAGTACGAAGACCGGTACGTGATCCCCGTCGGGCACCACGAGTCGGCCCATGATCTCGAGGGCATCGGGACCGACTGCCCGCTGAATGCCCCGGGGGGACCCGGAATGGGGATGTCCCTGCCGGAGCAGTCCCTGGGGATGGCGGGACCGGGCTACGCCACCAAGCGACAGACTGAGGGCTCTGGCCTGCCCGAGCGTCCCGCCGGTGTGCGGGTGAACCTCCTGAACTGGGATGGGAAGGGCACTCCGCAGGGACTGTTCCCCCAGCGCGCCGAAGGGACGGCCTGA
- the narJ gene encoding nitrate reductase molybdenum cofactor assembly chaperone has product MGTLARLLDRRRTSSGPQRVTGGRASHQTGAGKGTSREDLLHAAGLEDDALRSTWLAASWLLGYPDADLFDRIPALRTLVDSLPEVTRGPLTSTLDALVQGDALKLQERYVDTFDTRRRGCLYLTYFSQGDTRRRGMALVRIKQDFRAGGVDVSDTELPDYLPMVLEFAAAHDAARGAKILRDNRPGLELLRLHLADISSSWHGAVGAVCATLPPLDADDREAVLRLAAEGPAEETVGLDGYGQESDALDLHHQTAAAGACGGTASAPGPVPVELLRGRP; this is encoded by the coding sequence ATGGGCACCCTCGCGCGTCTTCTGGATCGTCGCCGCACCTCATCCGGGCCGCAGAGAGTGACTGGAGGGCGTGCCTCGCATCAGACGGGTGCGGGGAAGGGGACCTCCCGTGAGGATCTGCTGCATGCCGCTGGTCTGGAGGATGATGCGCTCCGGTCCACGTGGTTGGCTGCGTCGTGGTTGTTGGGCTATCCCGATGCGGATCTGTTCGATCGGATTCCCGCCCTGCGCACCCTCGTGGACAGTCTCCCGGAGGTCACACGAGGCCCGCTGACGAGTACTCTCGACGCCCTCGTCCAGGGTGACGCTCTGAAGCTGCAGGAACGCTACGTCGATACCTTCGATACGCGACGACGAGGCTGTCTGTACCTGACGTATTTCAGTCAGGGCGACACCCGTCGACGGGGAATGGCGCTGGTACGCATCAAGCAGGATTTTCGTGCCGGGGGTGTGGACGTCTCCGACACGGAACTTCCTGATTATCTTCCCATGGTGCTCGAGTTCGCCGCCGCGCATGATGCTGCGCGAGGAGCCAAGATCCTGAGAGATAACCGGCCAGGTCTGGAGCTGCTGCGCCTTCACCTAGCCGACATCTCGTCCTCCTGGCACGGTGCTGTCGGGGCAGTCTGCGCGACCCTGCCGCCGTTGGACGCCGACGATCGCGAGGCAGTGCTACGCCTGGCAGCGGAGGGGCCCGCCGAAGAGACTGTGGGACTGGATGGTTACGGACAGGAGTCCGACGCCCTAGATCTCCACCATCAGACCGCCGCGGCCGGAGCATGCGGTGGCACAGCATCCGCGCCGGGCCCTGTGCCCGTCGAACTGTTGAGAGGACGCCCCTGA
- the narI gene encoding respiratory nitrate reductase subunit gamma codes for MTDVTIPGLLLWVVVPYMVLAIFVLGHVWRFRHDRFGWTTRSSQIYESRLLAIGSPLFHFGIIGIFFGHVVGLGIPKSWMDAIGIHDHVYHLMAVIIGLAAAVACVGGLLILLYRRRTNRRVFGATTSGDKLMYLVLTAVIVFGVLATVVHSVFGDYDYREGVSVWFRQFWSFRPDPVTMGQAPIFFQLHVLSALALFAIWPFTRLVHVFAVPLGYLTRPYIVYRSKDPRKEAERRGWEKVSF; via the coding sequence ATGACCGACGTGACTATTCCCGGATTGCTGCTGTGGGTCGTGGTGCCCTACATGGTGCTCGCGATCTTCGTGCTGGGGCACGTGTGGCGTTTCCGTCATGACCGATTCGGCTGGACCACCCGTTCGAGCCAGATCTACGAGTCGAGGCTGTTGGCCATCGGGTCGCCGCTGTTCCACTTCGGGATCATCGGCATCTTCTTCGGCCACGTGGTGGGATTGGGGATACCGAAATCCTGGATGGACGCCATCGGTATCCACGACCACGTCTATCACCTGATGGCGGTCATCATCGGGCTTGCGGCTGCCGTGGCCTGCGTGGGGGGGCTGCTTATCCTGCTGTATCGACGCCGCACCAATCGCCGCGTCTTCGGGGCGACCACGTCCGGGGACAAATTGATGTACCTCGTACTGACGGCGGTCATCGTGTTCGGGGTACTCGCCACCGTTGTCCACTCCGTCTTCGGTGACTACGACTACCGAGAGGGCGTCTCGGTGTGGTTCCGACAGTTCTGGAGCTTCCGTCCGGACCCCGTGACGATGGGACAGGCGCCGATCTTCTTCCAGCTGCACGTGCTGTCCGCCCTTGCGCTGTTCGCCATCTGGCCCTTCACCCGCCTGGTCCATGTGTTTGCGGTTCCGCTGGGGTATCTGACCCGGCCGTACATCGTGTATCGCTCGAAGGATCCGCGGAAGGAAGCGGAGCGTCGAGGCTGGGAGAAGGTGTCCTTTTGA
- the mobA gene encoding molybdenum cofactor guanylyltransferase, whose protein sequence is MATPPALLVLAGGSGQRLGGVCKADLRVNGRRLLDIVLESVPTTTCRVVVAPPTVAVPQGVHQTLENPPGGGPVAGIAAGLTLLDRIAPPGTPGAPADVLVLACDMPGAPALVPALLEGAKHRRSSTDGVVAVHPDGHREHLALCVSRKALFEVLHAGGHRDRSVRSVLEQLTVAPVEVPAWAADDIDEWEQWERWESRT, encoded by the coding sequence GTGGCGACCCCACCGGCTCTGCTCGTGTTGGCGGGTGGCTCAGGGCAGCGTCTGGGGGGTGTCTGCAAGGCTGATCTGAGAGTCAATGGCCGTCGGCTGCTCGACATCGTGCTGGAGTCGGTCCCGACCACGACGTGTCGTGTTGTCGTCGCCCCACCGACGGTTGCTGTACCGCAAGGCGTGCATCAGACGCTGGAGAACCCCCCAGGCGGGGGTCCTGTGGCGGGAATCGCCGCCGGACTGACCCTGCTCGACAGGATCGCGCCGCCGGGTACGCCCGGAGCTCCCGCAGACGTGCTCGTTCTGGCCTGTGACATGCCGGGGGCGCCCGCATTGGTCCCCGCTCTTCTGGAAGGCGCGAAGCACCGCCGATCCTCAACGGACGGTGTCGTCGCCGTGCACCCCGATGGGCATCGCGAGCATCTCGCGTTGTGCGTGTCACGGAAGGCTTTGTTCGAGGTGCTTCATGCAGGGGGACATCGAGATCGATCGGTGCGGTCGGTCTTGGAACAGCTGACCGTGGCCCCGGTAGAGGTCCCTGCATGGGCTGCGGATGACATCGATGAATGGGAGCAGTGGGAGCGATGGGAGTCTCGGACATGA